AAGTCTTTACATAACTCTAGCCATCCTTTAAGATATAGAGTTTCGTGCAATTTCTTATGTATAGTATTCAAAGATCTACAGTTCAAGGTAATTCCAGCAGAATTCGAGTGAAATCTAGATATTGCCTCGAAAATACGCCCCGTTGAtatttgagaaagaaaaagaaaagaaaagaaaaggactTAAAATCGAGGCCCTTCTGCACACGCCAAATCCAGAATTCCCAGGTAGCGAACCAGGCCGGGATAATTTCATGGGAAAGTGGAAATGACTCGTTCAATGCAAAGCAAGGGGGTTTGATCAACAAGTAAATGACACGTCGCACGAGCACATTCTCTTGGCAAGAGTTCAAGGTAATCTGGTGCAGAATCAGAATGAAGCCCTTGCATGAGAGTAGTGTTGAATAATTGGAGAGCATAATATGGCAATGTCCGAGATATTTACTCTCCTCATCTGTCCCACCTTTGTAGCTCTTTTTCTTACATTCCTCAGTTCCCGGAGTTCttatccattctttcctgACAGATAGCTTAAAAATGGGAACTGAGAAAGCAAGAAACTCTGCTGGCGCACTAAAAGCCTCTCTCAATGGTGGAAATGCTAAGCATCAGCAGTTGAGACCGTCTTGGCTTACTGAGATAATCAGTTTCATCTTGTGTACAACTAGTCCATTTGCTGTGATATACTACTGGATAGCTTATCGTTACTTTGACACCTCGATAGTTACCGCAGCCAAAGCCGTTTATTCAGAAGGCCCTTTTCAGTTCTTTGCCACTCGCCTTCCTCACTCAAGCGCGGATGCCATCTTGGGTTATGCCGGCTGGCTTACTCTCCAGGCAATTCTGTATATCTACTTGCCTGGGAGCGAAGCTCTTGGTCCCGTCACACCGGCCGGCAGGAGGTTGAAGTATAAATTGAACGGCCTAGCAGCCTGGGGCGCAACCGTCGTTTTATGGGCCGTCGGCTCTGTCTCGGGAATTATTGATCCCGCATGCATTGCTAAGAACTGGGAAGGCCTAGTCTGGACTATCAACGTCTTTTCCGTGGTTGCCGTCGTACTATTCCACATCAAAGCTCGAATAATGCCAGATAATGAGGCTGAGACATTCATAACAGGCAAGACTTTATGATTTTGTCCCTTTCTCCATGCTTCGCTAATTCAGTGCCCTAGGATCCTTTTGGTACGACTTCTTTGAGGGTGGTGAGCTTCATCCTCGCATCGGAAAAACGTGGGATTGGAGGCAGTTTTTTGTACCCGTACAGGAGGAATCCTCGCCTGGACGTTGATGTAAGCCCCATTCCCCATATCATGCACAAATGTTATGCATATCCTCGTTTCTAAACCAACACTGTAGTGATCTATCTTTCGCCGCCTATCAGTATCAGTCTCACGGATACTTGACGAATACCATGGTGGCGGTAGTCACTTTACGCGTGTTCGTTGTGGTGGATTTTTTCATCAATGAGTTATGGTACGACAGACTTCATTTACATCCAGGCTTCAGAGATTGGGATAACCTAACTTAGCCAGGTTTTTCCACACTCTGGACGGTATGTACGAGTCCTTCGGCTTCTATAACATCTACGGGTTCTCGGCTATGATGCCCGTGCTTTGGTCGTTACAAACACAGTACCTGGCCAAACGTCCCGAGGAACTCTCTACGATAGCACTCACGAGTGTCATATTACTCTTTCTTGCTGGCTGGTTGATCCGCTTCTCTGCGGACTATCAGAAAATGAAGTTCCGTCAAACAGGCGGAGAATGTCGAATTTGGGGCAACAAAGCCAACAAGATTAGAGCGTCGTACCAAACTGCAGATGGGAAACTATGTCACTCCTTGCTCCTATGCTCTGGTAAGTCTATTGGCCTATCAAACGAGACATTATTATGGAGTCCATTGAGAGACTAACAACCTGGCTTTCACAGGATGGTGGGGGCTGGCTCGCCATGCAAACTATACAGGCAGCGCGATGTACACTCTGGCTCTCTGTGCTGCTTGTGGCCGTGGCGGAATCTTCCCTTACACTGAGGCGATTATAGTTGGAGGGATAGTGATTCATCGATGTTATCGCGACGAAGGAAAGTGTGCAGCGAAATATGGAAAAGACTGGGATGAGTACTGCCGTCAGGTGCAGTGGAGGATGATCCCTGGTATTTACTAACTtgcaagaggaaatgagCTGAAGTGTATACCGCAGCATTGATGGGCTCTACTAAAAAAAGATCATAAGATGCTCCTACTATGTATTCCCTTTTCATAATGCAGATCACCAGCTCCTGATGTGGCGTAAGAAAGCGCTAAAGTCTACGACATAAGATGATTGAACGCCGCAGGATATAATGTCGAGACTTTCAAGAGGGGTAATTCTCCGCTTATAGGCGTTCTACTCGCCTCCAGCATGTCATATACGACTTAGTCTATAAATCCTGGGGAAATTATGCCATACAGAGTAATGATCTTAGTTATTTCATAATCGCGTTTAGTACCAGTATGTGCTGTATATCAAATCGCCACGTAGTGGACCGACCCTTCTACACCAAATATATGACAGTATTATATAACATTATAGTTTCGCATCTATAGAGAAGAGATTCAGAGAAAGTTAAACAGCTCCCTtcaatgagaaagaaagggataAAGAGCAAAAGGTCAAGTCCCATGGAAGCCTTCACCTATCCAGGGCGTTTTCCTGACACTTATAATAATGTTAGTAAGGAGAGCAAACCATATAGTGGTGGGAAGAGTGTTCGGATACTTACCATCTGCCAGTAGGTCCCTTTAGTCCGAAGCAATTCTTGATGGGTGCCCTGCTCCACGATTCGGGATCCATGGCCAGCCTCGCTCTCGCCGAAGACA
This window of the Aspergillus oryzae RIB40 DNA, chromosome 8 genome carries:
- a CDS encoding uncharacterized protein (sterol reductase/lamin B receptor), with the protein product MGTEKARNSAGALKASLNGGNAKHQQLRPSWLTEIISFILCTTSPFAVIYYWIAYRYFDTSIVTAAKAVYSEGPFQFFATRLPHSSADAILGYAGWLTLQAILYIYLPGSEALGPVTPAGRRLKYKLNGLAAWGATVVLWAVGSVSGIIDPACIAKNWEGLVWTINVFSVVAVGGELHPRIGKTWDWRQFFVPPHSPYHAQMLCISSFLNQHCSDLSFAAYQYQSHGYLTNTMVAVVTLRVFVVVDFFINELWFFHTLDGMYESFGFYNIYGFSAMMPVLWSLQTQYLAKRPEELSTIALTSVILLFLAGWLIRFSADYQKMKFRQTGGECRIWGNKANKIRASYQTADGKLCHSLLLCSGWWGLARHANYTGSAMYTLALCAACGRGGIFPYTEAIIVGGIVIHRCYRDEGKCAAKYGKDWDEYCRQVQWRMIPGIY